The Thermococcus sibiricus MM 739 DNA window TTACTCATCCACAGTCTCGAGGACTACCGCTGTCCCCTTGACCAGAGCGTGATGTTCTACCACGTGCTCAAGGATTTGGGCAAGGAAGCGTACATTGCAATCTTCAAGCGCGGTGCCCATGGACACAGCCTAAGAGGTTCCCCAAGACACAGGGCAAAGAGATATAAGCTCTTCGTGGAGTTCTTTGAGAAGAAGCTCAAGAAGTACGAGGAAGGTTTTGATGTGGAGAAAATCTTAAAGGGATGCAGTGAGAAAAATGAGTAACGAGGCATCTTTAGAAAGTGATGAGACTTTAACCAGCTGAATAGTGATGAGTACGGGAGTGTCTGAGCTTAAAGTTTTGTTATCTCCGCCCTTCCATTCTTTTTAAGCCATTCCAGAAGGGCTTGTGCTATTTCAAACTTCTTCTTCTTGCTTTCCCATATTGGACTGTGCTCCTTCAGATACGGCTTGCTCCACTTTCCAACGATTTCTCCAAAATCAAAGCCAATTAAAAATATTTCCCTTGCTCCAAGTTCCTCTGCTAGGAAAACTGCTCTATCTCCATCGGTAAAGCCACCGAAATTGTAAACAATGTCCAAGGGCTCTGTTTGACACGTTCCCATAACGTTCTTGAGCTTTGGGACATAAGCTTCAAGTTTATCCATGTTGTCCCCGTGGGCATGAACAACAACGTAAGCGCCAAGATCATTTGCCTTCTTTATATCCTCAAAACATCCATCCAAATCCGTGACGATAATATCGGGTATAATTCCCTGTTCCAGCAGAGCTGAAGTTGAACCATCGGAGGCTATTAAAGTTCCACTGAATTTCCCCTTCTTGAGCTTTTTATCCAAGCTTGGTCCGGCTCCAAAAACGTAAACTCTTTCTTTGATTCTCTCTTTAATAGTTTCAGCCAAAATGTAGTTCTCATTCTCCCGCAAGAGTCTCCTCAATAAAAGCGCGGCTTTCCTGTCTTCCTCTATTTCGTACCCCATCTTACTGACGATTTGGAGGT harbors:
- a CDS encoding 6-hydroxymethylpterin diphosphokinase MptE-like protein, which codes for MNWQQWKPFYLQIVSKMGYEIEEDRKAALLLRRLLRENENYILAETIKERIKERVYVFGAGPSLDKKLKKGKFSGTLIASDGSTSALLEQGIIPDIIVTDLDGCFEDIKKANDLGAYVVVHAHGDNMDKLEAYVPKLKNVMGTCQTEPLDIVYNFGGFTDGDRAVFLAEELGAREIFLIGFDFGEIVGKWSKPYLKEHSPIWESKKKKFEIAQALLEWLKKNGRAEITKL